The nucleotide sequence TAGATACCTGAACGCTCTGGATGTTTTTTCACTCCTCGAAATGGGAGGAGAGCTTTTACCTGTCAGTGAAGGTTCCTCAGAATCAGCGATGGAACTGTGTGAAGCCTATGCCAGGCGCCGCCCCGGATGGCGGCACTATACCGCCGCAGGACTGATGACCCTGTTATATCCCGCCCTGCTGACAGCAGCCGCCAGATTCGGCCGCCGGGAAAACCCTTTTTCTACCGCCCTGTTCCGGCGCCTGATTCCCGCTTTTACTTTCATACAGCAGAATCTGACGGATCCTGACTTGACAATCGCCGATATTGCCAAATCAGCCGGAATCAGTCAGGTCTATCTCCGCAGGCTTTTCCGCAGCTTTTCGGGTAAGACCCCGCAGCAGTTTATCCAGGAAAAACGGCTGCACACAGCCAGGAATCTTCTGCTCCATACAGATATGGCGATTTCAAAAATCGCAGAAAATTCAGGATTCGAAACCCCTTCATATTTTTACCGTCTGTTCCGGCGTGAATATGGAACAAGCCCGGGAATCTATCGGCGCACACCCCAAGTCTGATTTCTATTTCACAATGCCCTGGCAAACTTCAGGCTTCTCTTCTCAATCTCCTGGGGAGAGGGAATGGGAAAGTATTTGATCTCGTCTTCAGAGGCAAACATAAATCCCTTGCCGATCAGCTTGTAAGGGATACTGTCCAGATAACTGTTCAGGCTCAGGCCTTTATTCTCCTTGTAGCTTACCGTCCGAAGTTCGTTGATGGAGTCCCTGAGAATTGCCGGATGCAGACCCGGGATGGGTGGAGGCAGAAAGGGGTTCTGCTCCAGTCGTACCAGGAAATCCTCAAGGTCAAGATTCAAATCGGTGTACAAGAACTTCGGTGCCCCCACAGGATTACCGGAACCGGTCAGGAATTTACCGAACTCCGCAAAGTTATAGGTCGACAGCACCAGCATCTGCATGGGATTAATTTCAGCGTAAATCCGCAGCGCCTCCGGGTTTTTATCCGGAACGTAAGGAGCCTCATCCAGGCCGATGCAGTAGCCTTCCGGAGTACTGAGATAGAGTTTCTTGATTAATCGAAACTCAAGATGCTCCAGAACCCTGTAGCTGGCAATAAACTTGGTTGCCTTGGGTCTTCCATCTTCATGGGGCTTCAGTTCCGCCATGGCCTTTTCAATATTAAAATAGGGATGACGGAATCCGGAATCAAGTTCAGCAAAGATCACCTTCCCCTCATAATGACGGGTGGGACCGGAGGTATAGTGCTTGGACAGCTGCTCCGGCCAGTACTGAGAGGCAATCAGCGCCGAGTTGGGGTGCAGAATGGCATATAAATGATTTTCCAATTTCGTACTCATGATTATTTCTCCGCTTGCTTTCTCAAGTTCTCCCTTTTTAATTCCAGTAGCTCTTTAACAGAGGCGCAATGACCAGGGATATGATGGCCATCATCTTTATCAGAATGTTCAACGAGGGTCCGGCGGTGTCCTTGAAAGGGTCTCCCACAGTATCTCCTACAATGGATGCCTTGTGACTTGCCGATCCCTTGCCTTCGCTGGCGCCTTCCTCGATACTCTTTTTCGCATTGTCCCAGGCGCCGCCGGAATTTGCCATAAAAATGGATAGAATAACCCCGGAAACAGTTGTTCCCGCAAGGAGTCCCATCAGCATTCTCGTTCCGCCCAGGAAACCCACGGTAATCGGCGCCAGGGCAGCCACAAGCCCGGGTAGAATCATCTCGGTAAGGGCTGAACTTGTGCTTATATCGATACAGCGATTATAGTCCGGGGCCTCTATTCCTGTGAGGATTCCCGGTTTTTCCCGGAACTGCCGGCGGACCTCCTGAATCATTGCAAAGGCAGCCCTGCCGATGGCCCCCATTGCCATGCTGGAGAACAAGTACGGTATGGCGGCGCCGAGGAAGAGCCCCACCAGGACTGTCGGGTCGGTCAGATCGATGGACTGAATCCCCGCCTGCTCTTTAAAAGCGATAAAAAGAATGACTGCTGTCAGGGCCGCAGAACCAATGGCAAAACCTTTCCCTATAGCGGCTGTGGTATTGCCAACAGCATCCAGCCGGTCGGTCACACTGCGGACTTCCGGGGGCATCTCCGCCATCTCCGCCAGGCCCCCTGCATTGTCCGCAATCGGACCATAGGCATCTACCGCCAGCTGAATCCCCAGGGTACACAGCATTCCCAGGGCGGAAATACCCAGGCCGTAGAGACCTGCAATCATATAGCTTGCAAGCAGCACGGTGGAGATAATCAGAATCGTCATAAAGCTGGAACGCATGCCGATTCCGATTCCTGTTATTATGGTAGTCGCGGGGCCGGTTTCGCAGGCCTTGACAATGGCATTCACCGGTCCGCGGTGCATTCCGGTAAAATACTCGGTCAGCATACCAATTCCGACGCCGGCTGCAAGTCCGATAAGAAAAGCAAGATAGATCTGATTGTATCCGGCCCCTTCGATTCGATGATTCCCCAGCACAAACCAGAAAAGAGGGTAGGCTCCGAGGGCGGAGATCAATGCGGCGAGGTAGGAGCCGAGATTCAGAGCACCCTGAGCAGAGGTACGGGAGCCCCGTCCCACCAGACGGATACCGATAATCGACCCTGCGACCCCCAGAGCGCTGAGAAGAAGCGGCAGGGCTACAAGCTCCTCCCGAACAGCGGACGCGGCAGCGGCAGTCTGACCAAGGATAATACAGCCTACAATACTCCCTACATAGGACTCGAACAGGTCCGCCCCCATACCGGCAACGTCTCCAACATTGTCGCCCACATTGTCGGCAATCGCAGCAGGGTTACGGGGATCGTCCTCTGGAATATCGGCCTCCAGCTTACCCACCAGGTCCGCGCCGATATCGGCGGCCTTGGTGTAGATTCCTCCGCCTACCCGGGTAAAGAGTGCAATAGAGGAAGCCCCCATGGAAAAGCCGGTCAGAAGGGGAAGCCCTGTCTCCGTCATGGCTGCTGACTGCCGTCCCGCAAAAGCAAGTCCCACAGCAAAGATCACGGCAAAAAGCCCAAGCAGAGCAAGGCCCACGACACTGAGCCCCATAACGCTGCCGCCGGTAAAGGAGAGCACCAGAGCAGGAGAAAGTCCTCCTTCTGCGGCGGTTGTTGTGCGGGCATTGGATGCGGTGGCCACCTTCATACCGATAAACCCGGCAAGGGCGGAACAGGCAGCCCCCAAAGCGAAGGTAAGGGACTGAAAGCCAAGCTGCCCCCGATTGGCAAGCGACAAAAAGACCGCCACCAGCAGTACAAAAGGTATTAAAACGCGGTACTCCCTGCCCAGAAAAGTCATGGCTCCGTTTGCGACATACCCGCTTATACACGCAAGCTTTTCGTTTCCCACGGGCTGAGCGAAAATCCAGCGGGTTTTATAAATTGCATATCCCAGAGAAACAAGCGACATTATCAGAACAGCACCCAGAGCACAGGTAAGTATGTTACTATCCATTCTACCCCTCTTGCAGTACATCCCGACTTGATCAGGCTGCTATCTAAAACTTCATTAAAAACGGTACCGCGTTTTCTGCGACTTCATGTATCGAGTTGTACAGTTCCTGTTCCATCCACCATTTCTTGTCAAACTTTTTTGCCTCTTCCCGAATCACCCTTTTTAAAAGCGGATTATACACATAGAGGGTCCCCGAAACCTCTTCGCCCTCTTCGAAATCGTTAATGTGGTAGTATTTTTCTTCTCTGATGCCGCCGCCGAATGCTTTATACCAACGGGTGGCTTTCATACTTTAATCATAGGGGCACTTTTTTCGCCGGGCAAGCTTTTTTCATTAATATGCTGCTTGAGACGAATGATCTCTTTTGTTATGATAAGAAGAATCATTCTGGGAAGTCGTCATTATTCGCGGCTTCAAGGATAAATCATACAAATCTTATCCAAAGGTCGGTACTGATGGAGAAGAAGTCTTTCTCGATATTCTTTTACGGGTTTAAGCATGCTGTTTTTCCCCTGCTGCTGATTACCGTCTACCTGGGAATCTGCAAGTTCAATATAGTAAATCCCTACCTTATCCCGCGGCCCGGACAGATTATAACTGCCTTTATTTCTTTAACTCATCAGGGTGTCCTGCCGCACCATATTGCCATGTCACTGAAGCGGGTTTTCGCAGGGTTTTCGCTGACCGTCATTTTCGCGGTGCCCCTGGCCATGTTCTTCTACTTCTTCCGCCGCACCTCCGGTTTTCTGCTGGGAACCCTTCACTTCCTCCGCAACACCCCTCCTCTGGCCATGGTACCCTTACTGATACTCTGGTTCGGTATTGGTGAAGCATCAAAACTGGTCCTGATAATCATGGCCAGCTTTTTCCCGGTTTTTCTCAATACCCTCAGCGGTCTGAACCAGGTCGATTCCCAGCTGATAGAAATGGGGGACACCCTGGAGCTGAGTAAAGTCGAGAAAATCCTCCACATCCTGCTCCCGGAAGCTCTTCCCACCATACTGACGGGCATGCGTCTCTCCTTCGGTTACAGCTGGCGCGCTCTTATCGGAGCCGAAATGATAGCCGCCTCCAGTGGTCTGGGCTATATGATACTGGACGCCCAGGAACTCGCCAGAACAGACATCGTATTCATTGGGATAATTTCAATAGGGTTTTCGGGTCTTCTGATAGACTATGCGTCGCTGCGAATAATTCAAAGGATTTTCCCCTGGATCCCGGGAGAAGAGCTTTGAACGGATGCATCCTTCAACAGGTTTCCAAGAGATTCGAGGTCGACGGCCGATCGGTCCAGGCCCTTCGCGATATAAGCCTCTCCGTACCCAGGGGATCCTTTGTTTCCATAGTCGGCTACAGCGGCTGCGGAAAGAGCACCCTCCTCAAAACCATCATAGGTCTGCTTCCGGCAGATGAGGGGTCCGTCAGGTTTGTCGGACTGGAAGGCAGAAGCGCAATTGTTTTCCAGGAACCCCGGCTTATTGCCTCCAGGAATGTGGAAAAGAATATAAGACTGGCGCTAAAACATGAAAAGAATCCCGAGACCCGGGAAAAGATAATTGACGACGTTCTGCACATGCTGGGACTCGAACCCTTCAGAAAAGCCTATCCCTGGCAGCTTTCCGGGGGCATGGCACAGCGGGCGGCCCTGGGCAGAGCCCTGTGCAGACAGCCGGAATTGCTGCTCATGGATGAGCCCTTTGGAGCCCTGGACGCACTGACCAGGGCACGCTTACAGGACGAATTAATCCAGATCTATCTGAACAGGGACATCACCGTCCTCTTCGTAACCCATGACGTTGCCGAAGCTGTTTTCCTTGGCAACCGCGTTCTTGTTATGCAGGAAGGAGAGATTATCGACGATGTACCCGTCCCGCTTCCGTATCCCAGGAGCAGGATTTCAAGCGATCTCTTATCCGTACAAAGGAAGGTACTCGCCTCTATGGCTCAAAGCGGGCACCCTCTGCGTAAGGAAATACATATTCACGAGGAGTGATTCATGCGAAAGATCTTCAGTTGTATACTCGTTTTTGTTTTCCTGTCATTCAGCTGCTTCAGCGAAGGAAAACAGGAAAAACCGCTGCACACAATTAATGTGTCCTATGTCAAATCTCCCTTCAACCTTCCGCAGATTATTATGAAGGAACGGGGAATGCTTGAATCGGCATTTTCCGACCGGGGAATAGAGGTCCGGTTCCACGGAATAGAATCAGGAGCTCAACAGGCCCAGGCCATGGCAGCCGGGTCCCTGGATATCGGCGGAGTCATGAATACCACCTCGGTACTGCTTTCCGTAAGCGCCGGGAATGACGTGCGGATAATATCCGGCTTCAGCCGTCCGGAAAAGGTCTTTGCCATTGCCAGTGCGGATCAGTCGATTACAGGCATTCGCGATTTAGAGGGGAAAAAGGTGGCCGGCCCCAAAGGGACAGTCCTGCATCAGCTTTTAATTGCCGCCCTGGAGTCGAAAGGGCTGGAAATTACCGACATCGAGTTCCTGCAGATGTCAATTCCCCAGGCTTCTACAGCGATGCTGGCCGGTCATATTGACGCGGCCCTTTTGGCAGGCAGCGTGTTGATTCAGGCCCAAAACAGTGGTGCCCGCATTGTTGCCACTGCTGAAGGATTCGTACGTCCCAAACTGGTGATTGCCGCCCGTGGCGCTTTTCTTGATGCCCACGGGGAAGCAGTAGCGCTGTATTTGCAGACCCACCGGGAGGCCCTTGAGTGGATGAGGGCCAACGAAAACGAGGCCCTTCGCATCGGCGCCGCGGAACAGGGGATATCCCGGGAGGAGGCCCGGACCCTTTATGAGTGGACCAATTTTACCGATACTCTATCCCCTGAGGACCTGTCGACAATGAAGGATGATATTAAGTTCATGCTCGGGAACGGTATGCTTGCTAAAGAGATAAACCCCGAATCCTGTATAGCCGGATTTGCCCTGCCATAGGGCTGCCGTCTCCCTGCTGCTCTCTCCGAAGAAGACGACCCTACAGCTTTCTGCGGCTATGCCTGCTCTTCGGAGAGTTCTCGTATTGAGTGGTGAAGGGAATCGGTCCGATGGGCGGTCTCCCCGATAACAGAATCCAGATGCTGCATTACACCCCGGATACGTTGAACCGAAGTAGTCACATCCCCGGAGGCGGAGGTAATATCCGCAACCATGGATTCAATGGCAGTTACGTTACGGCCGATCTCGTTCTGATCGTTGCCAATCTCCGGGAGCCCTCATTAATAACTACCGAACCATC is from Marispirochaeta sp. and encodes:
- a CDS encoding AraC family transcriptional regulator codes for the protein MKYNSEDYSQTLKTEDYPCLYQPKHDKTYFGAALEEIISSSYLEVSSALAWTTRPGWRIPPRQRNETHLWVILEGKGKMSIQGVVPEVSLKPGSLVLVPENRLHSLTPVQGITFRVLVIHFLYRYLNALDVFSLLEMGGELLPVSEGSSESAMELCEAYARRRPGWRHYTAAGLMTLLYPALLTAAARFGRRENPFSTALFRRLIPAFTFIQQNLTDPDLTIADIAKSAGISQVYLRRLFRSFSGKTPQQFIQEKRLHTARNLLLHTDMAISKIAENSGFETPSYFYRLFRREYGTSPGIYRRTPQV
- a CDS encoding sodium-translocating pyrophosphatase, with the protein product MDSNILTCALGAVLIMSLVSLGYAIYKTRWIFAQPVGNEKLACISGYVANGAMTFLGREYRVLIPFVLLVAVFLSLANRGQLGFQSLTFALGAACSALAGFIGMKVATASNARTTTAAEGGLSPALVLSFTGGSVMGLSVVGLALLGLFAVIFAVGLAFAGRQSAAMTETGLPLLTGFSMGASSIALFTRVGGGIYTKAADIGADLVGKLEADIPEDDPRNPAAIADNVGDNVGDVAGMGADLFESYVGSIVGCIILGQTAAAASAVREELVALPLLLSALGVAGSIIGIRLVGRGSRTSAQGALNLGSYLAALISALGAYPLFWFVLGNHRIEGAGYNQIYLAFLIGLAAGVGIGMLTEYFTGMHRGPVNAIVKACETGPATTIITGIGIGMRSSFMTILIISTVLLASYMIAGLYGLGISALGMLCTLGIQLAVDAYGPIADNAGGLAEMAEMPPEVRSVTDRLDAVGNTTAAIGKGFAIGSAALTAVILFIAFKEQAGIQSIDLTDPTVLVGLFLGAAIPYLFSSMAMGAIGRAAFAMIQEVRRQFREKPGILTGIEAPDYNRCIDISTSSALTEMILPGLVAALAPITVGFLGGTRMLMGLLAGTTVSGVILSIFMANSGGAWDNAKKSIEEGASEGKGSASHKASIVGDTVGDPFKDTAGPSLNILIKMMAIISLVIAPLLKSYWN
- a CDS encoding ABC transporter permease, giving the protein MEKKSFSIFFYGFKHAVFPLLLITVYLGICKFNIVNPYLIPRPGQIITAFISLTHQGVLPHHIAMSLKRVFAGFSLTVIFAVPLAMFFYFFRRTSGFLLGTLHFLRNTPPLAMVPLLILWFGIGEASKLVLIIMASFFPVFLNTLSGLNQVDSQLIEMGDTLELSKVEKILHILLPEALPTILTGMRLSFGYSWRALIGAEMIAASSGLGYMILDAQELARTDIVFIGIISIGFSGLLIDYASLRIIQRIFPWIPGEEL
- a CDS encoding ABC transporter ATP-binding protein, translated to MNGCILQQVSKRFEVDGRSVQALRDISLSVPRGSFVSIVGYSGCGKSTLLKTIIGLLPADEGSVRFVGLEGRSAIVFQEPRLIASRNVEKNIRLALKHEKNPETREKIIDDVLHMLGLEPFRKAYPWQLSGGMAQRAALGRALCRQPELLLMDEPFGALDALTRARLQDELIQIYLNRDITVLFVTHDVAEAVFLGNRVLVMQEGEIIDDVPVPLPYPRSRISSDLLSVQRKVLASMAQSGHPLRKEIHIHEE
- a CDS encoding NrtA/SsuA/CpmA family ABC transporter substrate-binding protein, with translation MRKIFSCILVFVFLSFSCFSEGKQEKPLHTINVSYVKSPFNLPQIIMKERGMLESAFSDRGIEVRFHGIESGAQQAQAMAAGSLDIGGVMNTTSVLLSVSAGNDVRIISGFSRPEKVFAIASADQSITGIRDLEGKKVAGPKGTVLHQLLIAALESKGLEITDIEFLQMSIPQASTAMLAGHIDAALLAGSVLIQAQNSGARIVATAEGFVRPKLVIAARGAFLDAHGEAVALYLQTHREALEWMRANENEALRIGAAEQGISREEARTLYEWTNFTDTLSPEDLSTMKDDIKFMLGNGMLAKEINPESCIAGFALP